A section of the Candidatus Manganitrophus noduliformans genome encodes:
- a CDS encoding HD domain-containing phosphohydrolase gives MAHEKILVVDDEANIRLLCSEILTRHEYLPTCVDSPHMALRAVEEENFDLLMTDISMPEMDGLQLLQSVREFQQDLPAIIITGHGRLDQAIHSLHLGAQAFIVKPFTQQELLQAIQETLEKNRLTKENLRLKLLMPLFEISQNLLLEVNPTALFEQIVNVASKETKSDQAILSLRDDVSGALEIKASFPPLDLGSDGIDLFKKIGQKTIEGMEAIIHVEGGKLDGECSELLERCGFSSLVSIPLSYQGKVPAVLSLFKRVDNISYNQSDIELISILSGQAAIAIENAKLFDQLERSHFESMKALAQAIEAKDLYTRGHCDRMVEYALAIAERLGLSAEEKKHLGYGAALHDIGKIGIHELILNKSGKLTDKEYEIMKAHPMLGAEIIKGVDFLSPVVPMIYYHQERYDGKGYPEGLSGEQIPIGARIIAILDTFDAMTSDRPYRKALPMEVAFAELRRCTGTQFDPTIVETLIKIIQEDPQNSSHAH, from the coding sequence ATGGCGCATGAAAAGATCTTGGTGGTGGATGACGAGGCGAATATCCGCCTTTTGTGCAGCGAGATCTTAACGCGTCATGAGTATCTTCCAACCTGTGTGGACAGCCCGCACATGGCATTGCGGGCCGTGGAAGAAGAGAACTTTGACCTCCTGATGACCGACATTTCGATGCCGGAAATGGACGGTCTTCAGCTTCTCCAATCGGTCCGAGAATTTCAACAAGACCTTCCTGCGATTATCATCACCGGCCACGGCCGACTTGATCAAGCGATCCACTCCCTCCATCTCGGCGCACAGGCGTTCATTGTGAAGCCGTTCACCCAGCAAGAACTCCTTCAGGCGATTCAGGAGACGTTGGAGAAGAATCGTCTGACGAAAGAAAATCTTCGCTTGAAGTTGCTTATGCCATTGTTTGAGATCAGCCAGAATCTTCTTCTGGAAGTCAATCCGACCGCGCTTTTTGAACAGATTGTGAATGTCGCCTCCAAGGAGACAAAATCAGATCAAGCGATTTTATCTCTTAGAGATGATGTGAGCGGGGCGCTTGAGATAAAGGCCTCTTTTCCTCCGTTGGATCTCGGCAGCGACGGGATTGATCTTTTTAAGAAGATCGGACAGAAGACGATTGAAGGGATGGAAGCGATTATCCATGTGGAAGGGGGCAAGCTGGATGGGGAGTGTTCCGAACTTCTTGAGAGATGCGGTTTCTCCTCTTTGGTCTCGATCCCCCTTTCCTATCAAGGAAAGGTGCCGGCGGTTTTGAGTTTATTTAAAAGAGTCGATAATATCTCTTACAACCAGAGTGATATCGAACTCATTTCTATTCTTTCCGGACAGGCCGCCATCGCGATCGAGAACGCCAAGTTATTCGATCAGCTTGAAAGATCCCATTTTGAATCGATGAAGGCATTGGCCCAAGCCATTGAGGCAAAAGATCTTTATACCCGCGGCCACTGCGACAGGATGGTCGAATATGCACTGGCGATTGCGGAGCGATTGGGACTCTCCGCCGAAGAAAAAAAACATCTCGGTTACGGCGCAGCGCTTCATGATATTGGAAAGATCGGCATCCATGAACTCATTCTCAATAAGTCGGGAAAGCTGACGGATAAAGAATATGAGATCATGAAGGCGCATCCGATGTTGGGCGCCGAGATCATAAAGGGGGTGGATTTTTTAAGCCCTGTCGTTCCGATGATTTATTATCATCAGGAGCGGTATGACGGAAAAGGATATCCGGAGGGGCTCTCGGGCGAGCAGATTCCGATCGGCGCCCGAATCATTGCAATCTTGGATACCTTTGATGCGATGACCTCGGACCGCCCCTATCGAAAGGCTCTTCCGATGGAGGTTGCATTTGCGGAACTTCGTCGGTGTACGGGAACCCAGTTTGATCCGACGATTGTCGAGACGCTCATTAAGATCATTCAAGAAGACCCACAGAACTCCTCCCACGCCCACTGA
- the bioD gene encoding dethiobiotin synthase: MGKGLFITGTDTGIGKTVVAAAIARALSSMGIDVGIMKPIETGCRKRNGRLTLSDAPYLKTAARANDPFKMITPYVYHAPLAPRAASLLEKKEIDLETILIAYDWLRRRHPFLIIEGVGGLMVPLTTHADVSDLIRLFDLPALLVARSGLGTLNHTLLTLHHGAGLGIRFLGVLFNRTVPSISLADKTNPAILAERTDVPLLGTLSYFKKSGNREKDIHRSEKLLMGNELMKSAILRWIDTDRM, from the coding sequence ATGGGAAAAGGCCTTTTCATTACAGGAACAGATACCGGCATCGGGAAAACCGTGGTCGCCGCGGCCATCGCACGCGCGCTCTCCTCCATGGGAATCGACGTCGGAATCATGAAGCCGATTGAAACCGGATGCCGCAAAAGGAACGGCCGGCTGACGTTATCCGATGCGCCCTACCTTAAAACCGCGGCACGGGCAAACGATCCATTCAAAATGATCACCCCCTATGTTTATCATGCCCCTCTCGCCCCACGGGCGGCATCCCTTCTGGAAAAAAAAGAGATCGATCTGGAAACAATCCTCATTGCATATGACTGGCTTCGCCGGCGGCACCCGTTCCTGATTATTGAGGGCGTGGGAGGATTGATGGTCCCCCTCACCACCCACGCTGATGTTTCCGATCTCATTCGTCTCTTCGATCTACCTGCTCTTTTGGTGGCCCGAAGCGGGTTGGGAACGCTCAATCATACTCTTCTGACCCTTCATCATGGAGCCGGACTTGGAATTCGATTTCTAGGGGTTTTATTCAATCGAACGGTCCCGTCCATCTCACTGGCCGACAAAACAAACCCGGCCATATTGGCTGAGCGAACGGACGTCCCGTTGTTAGGCACCCTTTCCTACTTCAAGAAAAGCGGGAACCGGGAGAAAGATATTCATCGGTCTGAAAAATTATTGATGGGAAATGAATTGATGAAAAGTGCGATCCTTCGCTGGATCGACACGGATCGAATGTGA
- a CDS encoding SDR family NAD(P)-dependent oxidoreductase → MSKPNKFEKRVVVITGASGGLGQALCKSFLKGNDAIGIHVYSNVEKGEALIRPFTSEGRETLLYRSDLGDSGSTRKMFDNFLAKWGRIHILINSAGVIDDHLFSRQSETAWDHVIRTNLTGIFYSMREAGRIMQDQGGGHIINIASLSAFTGRVGQAAYTASKRGLIALTTSAAREWGASAIQVNAVLPGFLDTGMTASLTPEQKRNLIGENVLNRPSTLEEVSDFIFHLSKMKYVSGQIFNLDSRIH, encoded by the coding sequence ATGTCAAAACCAAACAAATTCGAAAAAAGGGTCGTCGTCATCACAGGCGCGTCGGGCGGACTGGGTCAAGCGCTCTGCAAATCCTTTTTGAAGGGGAATGATGCAATCGGGATCCATGTGTATTCAAATGTCGAAAAAGGAGAAGCGCTCATTCGCCCGTTTACCTCGGAGGGTCGAGAAACGTTGCTCTATAGATCCGATTTGGGCGATTCCGGATCAACCCGGAAAATGTTTGATAATTTTCTAGCAAAATGGGGACGCATCCACATCCTGATCAACAGCGCGGGGGTCATTGATGACCATCTCTTTTCGCGGCAAAGCGAGACCGCATGGGATCATGTCATTCGAACAAATCTGACCGGCATTTTTTACTCCATGCGCGAAGCGGGACGGATTATGCAGGACCAAGGCGGAGGACACATCATCAATATCGCCTCCTTAAGCGCATTCACAGGGCGAGTCGGCCAAGCGGCGTATACAGCCTCAAAACGGGGCCTGATTGCGCTCACGACCTCCGCCGCGCGGGAGTGGGGAGCCAGCGCGATACAGGTCAATGCCGTGTTACCGGGCTTCCTCGATACGGGAATGACCGCCTCGTTGACGCCCGAGCAAAAAAGAAACCTCATTGGAGAAAACGTGTTAAACCGGCCTTCGACATTGGAAGAAGTTTCAGATTTCATTTTCCACTTATCAAAGATGAAATACGTTTCGGGACAAATATTCAATCTAGACAGCAGGATTCACTAG
- the bioF gene encoding 8-amino-7-oxononanoate synthase, with translation MFNFQKEISFLSKHHLIRTLVPIDSGQATTLKQNGKSFLHFSSNNYLGLAGHPTLKSTAIRAVEEWGVGGGASRLVSGNSRLYFELETKIAKFKNTASALVFPSGYAANIGAIGALVQKQDLIFADRLCHASLIDGARLSGATLRVYRHKDTEQLAKLLRQKKKKGQTLIITDGVFSMDGDIAPLAEILRLAEEFDALIYLDDAHATGVLGPNGRGTCDYFALSSPRIIQMGTLSKALGGLGGFIAADRVLIEYLINKARPFIYTTALPPVLLATALAGFELIESDPEIRNRLWRLTSRVRTQINQMGFNTCGSETPIIPILIGPTETALTFSQKLLEEGIYIPAIRPPTVPDGTSRLRISLMATHTDEQIQLLLNSLKHIGKKLRLI, from the coding sequence ATGTTTAACTTCCAAAAAGAAATCTCGTTTCTTTCAAAACATCATCTCATTCGGACTCTGGTCCCGATCGACTCGGGACAGGCGACTACTCTCAAACAAAATGGAAAGAGCTTTCTTCATTTTTCATCGAATAACTATCTCGGTCTTGCAGGCCACCCTACCCTGAAATCGACAGCAATCAGAGCGGTTGAAGAATGGGGAGTCGGTGGAGGCGCTTCCCGTTTAGTTTCAGGTAATTCTCGACTCTATTTCGAACTCGAAACAAAAATCGCCAAATTTAAAAACACCGCATCGGCGTTGGTTTTTCCATCCGGATATGCCGCGAATATCGGCGCGATCGGAGCGTTGGTTCAGAAGCAGGATCTCATTTTCGCCGATCGCCTCTGCCATGCCAGCCTCATCGACGGGGCCCGGCTCTCCGGTGCAACGCTTCGAGTTTATCGCCACAAAGATACCGAACAACTTGCAAAACTTCTCCGGCAGAAAAAAAAGAAGGGGCAAACGCTGATCATCACCGATGGGGTTTTCAGCATGGATGGGGACATCGCTCCCCTTGCTGAAATCTTGCGCCTTGCAGAGGAGTTTGATGCGCTCATTTATCTGGACGATGCCCATGCAACCGGGGTGCTCGGACCCAACGGACGCGGGACATGCGACTACTTTGCCCTCTCGAGCCCGAGAATCATCCAAATGGGAACATTAAGCAAGGCCTTGGGAGGTCTCGGAGGTTTCATCGCAGCCGATCGAGTCTTGATTGAATACCTGATTAATAAGGCCAGGCCGTTTATCTATACGACCGCCCTCCCACCGGTGCTCCTGGCAACCGCTCTCGCCGGATTCGAGTTGATCGAAAGCGATCCAGAAATTCGAAATCGCCTCTGGCGGCTTACAAGCCGTGTCCGTACGCAAATCAATCAAATGGGCTTCAATACCTGCGGAAGCGAGACTCCCATCATCCCGATCCTCATCGGCCCAACGGAAACGGCGCTGACCTTTTCTCAGAAATTGCTGGAAGAGGGAATCTACATCCCGGCCATTCGCCCCCCCACCGTCCCGGATGGAACGAGCCGACTTCGAATCAGCCTGATGGCAACGCACACGGATGAGCAGATTCAATTATTATTAAACTCCCTCAAACATATAGGAAAAAAACTCCGGCTCATCTGA
- a CDS encoding ATP-dependent Clp protease ATP-binding subunit, with protein MFEKFTDRGRKIIILAREEAERHQNDYLGTEHLVLALLREGDGIALAVIKKMGLSVEQIRLEVERNLPSGSNTMTFGEIPFTPRVKKVIEYAVEEAKLLGHNYIGSEHLLLGLLREEEGIGGKIVRSLGGNLLTARQLTINLLRKTTPREKDKKSNTPALDEFGRDLTQLAAEGSLDPVIGRHDEIERVLQILSRRTKNNPVLIGESGVGKTAIVEGLAQKIISMDVPDSLFNRRVIALDLGSLVAGTKYRGQFEERLKVVMKEIVTAGNIIIFIDELHTLVGAGAAEGSIDASNMLKPALSRGEIQCIGATTLDEYRKHIEKDSALKRRFQPIFVQPPSPDETIQIIKGLKDRYEEHHGVSITDDAVEEAVRLSDRYISDRFLPDKAIDVIDEAGSRAKLMAYSRPEELRALEQEAKKVAREKDLAIRLQNFEEAVKFREEEERLKKLVEETKREWKKNQEKNRPSINREEVAYVVSKMTGIPLFRMEEEETKKLLHMEEELHKRIVGQEEAISVIARAIRRSRAGLKGNRRPIGSFIFLGPTGVGKTELARAVAEFLFDSDDALIRIDMSEYMEKFSSSRLVGAPPGYVGYEEGGQLTEKVRRRPYSVVLFDEIEKAHPDMFNILLQVLDDGCLTDSLGRKVDFKNTVLIMTSNLGTRMVDKAGTLGFQKTSDTSLLGKMKDAIHAELKRSFNPEFLNRIDDIVIFHPLEKKHLEKIVDILVNELNQKLTEKGIHIELTEEVKHWLIQEGYEPSYGARPMRRCIQKNIEDSLSEEIIKGRFKDAKRIKVVLKDNAPAFVEEEAMAGV; from the coding sequence ATGTTCGAGAAATTTACGGATAGAGGCAGAAAAATCATTATTCTTGCCCGCGAAGAAGCCGAACGACATCAAAATGACTACCTGGGAACAGAGCACCTTGTCTTGGCCCTTTTGAGGGAGGGAGATGGGATAGCCCTTGCAGTCATTAAGAAAATGGGTCTTTCGGTTGAGCAAATCCGTTTAGAGGTGGAGCGAAACCTCCCAAGTGGTAGCAATACGATGACCTTTGGAGAGATCCCTTTTACCCCTCGTGTAAAAAAAGTGATCGAGTATGCGGTTGAAGAAGCAAAACTCCTCGGTCATAACTATATCGGCAGTGAACACCTTCTGCTTGGATTGTTGAGGGAAGAGGAAGGAATCGGAGGGAAGATCGTCCGAAGCCTTGGTGGAAATCTACTGACCGCACGGCAATTGACAATTAATCTCCTCCGTAAAACGACACCGCGAGAGAAGGATAAAAAGAGCAATACACCCGCCCTTGATGAATTCGGTCGCGATTTGACACAGCTCGCCGCGGAAGGATCGCTTGATCCCGTGATCGGTCGTCACGATGAGATTGAGCGGGTCCTTCAGATCCTCAGCCGCCGCACTAAGAACAATCCCGTTCTGATCGGGGAGTCCGGTGTCGGGAAGACCGCCATTGTCGAAGGTCTTGCTCAAAAAATTATCTCGATGGATGTTCCGGACAGCCTTTTTAATAGACGGGTAATTGCGCTCGATCTTGGTTCTCTTGTCGCCGGCACCAAATATCGGGGGCAATTTGAAGAACGACTCAAGGTAGTCATGAAGGAAATTGTCACTGCCGGCAATATCATTATTTTTATCGATGAGCTTCATACCTTAGTTGGTGCAGGCGCGGCCGAAGGGTCGATTGATGCTTCCAATATGCTAAAGCCGGCGCTCTCCAGAGGAGAGATCCAATGTATCGGTGCGACTACGCTGGATGAGTACCGGAAACATATTGAAAAAGATTCCGCTCTAAAGCGAAGATTTCAGCCGATTTTTGTTCAACCTCCATCACCAGATGAGACCATCCAGATCATCAAAGGATTGAAAGATCGGTATGAGGAGCATCACGGTGTGTCGATTACAGACGATGCGGTCGAAGAGGCCGTTCGGCTTTCCGATCGCTACATTTCGGATCGTTTTCTGCCCGATAAGGCAATTGATGTGATTGATGAGGCCGGCTCGAGAGCAAAGTTAATGGCTTACTCCCGACCGGAAGAGTTGCGGGCACTCGAACAGGAAGCGAAAAAAGTGGCCCGCGAAAAGGATTTGGCTATTCGACTTCAGAACTTTGAAGAGGCGGTTAAATTCCGAGAGGAAGAAGAACGTCTTAAAAAGTTGGTCGAAGAGACCAAAAGAGAATGGAAGAAAAACCAAGAAAAAAACCGTCCGAGTATTAATCGGGAAGAAGTGGCCTATGTTGTGTCAAAAATGACAGGGATTCCGCTTTTCCGCATGGAGGAAGAAGAAACGAAGAAACTTCTTCACATGGAGGAAGAGCTCCACAAAAGAATCGTTGGACAAGAAGAAGCGATTTCGGTTATTGCACGGGCCATTCGACGCTCTCGCGCAGGTCTTAAAGGAAATCGCCGGCCGATCGGCTCTTTTATTTTCTTGGGGCCCACTGGGGTCGGGAAGACCGAGCTTGCCCGGGCCGTTGCCGAATTTCTCTTTGACAGCGATGACGCTTTGATTCGGATCGACATGTCTGAGTACATGGAGAAGTTTTCGAGTTCCCGGCTTGTCGGCGCACCTCCGGGCTATGTCGGTTATGAGGAAGGCGGCCAGTTGACCGAAAAGGTCCGAAGGAGACCGTATTCCGTCGTTCTATTCGACGAGATTGAGAAAGCCCATCCCGATATGTTCAACATCTTGCTCCAGGTGCTTGATGATGGTTGCTTGACCGATAGTCTGGGTCGAAAAGTCGACTTTAAAAATACCGTCCTCATTATGACCTCCAACTTGGGAACAAGGATGGTTGATAAAGCGGGAACGTTAGGCTTCCAGAAGACATCGGATACGAGTCTCTTGGGAAAGATGAAGGATGCGATCCATGCCGAGTTGAAGCGGTCATTCAATCCGGAATTTTTGAATCGGATCGATGACATTGTCATTTTCCATCCGCTTGAGAAGAAGCATCTTGAGAAGATTGTCGATATTCTCGTCAATGAATTGAACCAGAAACTCACTGAGAAGGGAATCCATATCGAATTAACAGAGGAAGTGAAGCATTGGCTGATTCAAGAAGGATATGAGCCGTCTTATGGCGCTCGACCAATGCGGCGCTGCATTCAGAAAAATATCGAGGATTCTCTTTCCGAGGAGATTATTAAAGGTCGCTTCAAGGATGCCAAGAGAATAAAAGTTGTCCTCAAGGATAATGCCCCCGCTTTCGTTGAAGAAGAGGCAATGGCAGGAGTATAA
- a CDS encoding tetratricopeptide repeat protein — MSIIHEALKKAALEGASETSRSFSHGHLFRASTQTRRIYRWIAIGISFLVLSGFFFSVRYPFSLQSHLDKSTPPSILPSLESKIESAVPPLDHILAEDKKIDDSESIGILPNSQVEDGERMLMTGIKLYNEGKIEEANSAFTEAVELLPQSAVAHNNLGMVLRYQEKAGEALIHYQEAIRLDPNYAEAENNIGLIYDKAGSIDQAAIHYKRAINIKPAVPVFHLNYATLLERKGDFSNARKEYKIYLELETDQKSEMIPLVRSHLNKLKGFE, encoded by the coding sequence ATGAGTATTATTCATGAAGCTTTAAAAAAAGCGGCTTTAGAAGGCGCTTCAGAGACCTCAAGATCCTTCTCTCATGGCCATTTATTCAGAGCTTCTACCCAGACGCGGCGAATATATCGGTGGATTGCTATCGGTATATCGTTTTTAGTTCTGTCCGGTTTTTTCTTTTCCGTGCGGTATCCATTTTCTTTACAAAGTCATTTAGATAAATCGACACCTCCTTCCATACTGCCTTCCTTGGAGTCAAAAATAGAGTCTGCGGTCCCTCCGTTAGATCACATCTTGGCTGAAGATAAGAAAATAGATGACTCAGAAAGTATAGGAATATTGCCGAATTCTCAAGTAGAAGACGGCGAGCGCATGCTTATGACAGGAATTAAACTTTACAATGAAGGGAAAATTGAAGAGGCAAACAGCGCCTTCACAGAAGCGGTTGAGTTGCTCCCTCAATCTGCAGTAGCACATAACAATTTAGGAATGGTGCTTCGGTATCAAGAAAAGGCGGGTGAAGCGTTAATCCATTACCAGGAAGCAATTCGGCTTGATCCCAATTATGCTGAAGCGGAAAATAATATCGGTCTTATTTATGATAAAGCGGGATCAATCGATCAGGCGGCCATTCATTATAAGCGTGCAATTAATATCAAACCTGCTGTCCCCGTATTTCATTTAAATTATGCGACTTTATTGGAGCGAAAGGGCGATTTTTCGAATGCTCGGAAGGAATACAAAATTTACCTTGAACTTGAAACAGATCAGAAGAGCGAAATGATTCCTCTCGTACGTTCTCACCTTAACAAGCTAAAAGGCTTTGAATGA
- the tsaD gene encoding tRNA (adenosine(37)-N6)-threonylcarbamoyltransferase complex transferase subunit TsaD, protein MIILGIETSCDETAVAVTQDGKIILSDLLSSQIDLHRKYGGVVPELACRRHIEVIGLLVKEAIEKSGRSNEQLNAIAVTMGPGLVGALLVGVSIAKSLAYSLKIPLLGIHHLEGHISAAFIEHEDIVFPSIALIVSGGHTNLYYMPQRGKYRLLGKTIDDAAGEILDKGARMLGYSYPGGPVIDRLAQKGDPERIPFPRPYRSSSNLDFSFSGLKTSLMQTLFKMGKAPEDYMSSHPDIAAGYQSAIVDTLVEKTFSAVQRENAKSVMLVGGVAANSLLRKKFLSAGERLGIAVYIPSSRLCTDNGAMIAMAGMSHLEEHHFSSLDLNPSPNLELMS, encoded by the coding sequence ATGATTATTCTCGGCATTGAGACCTCTTGTGATGAGACCGCAGTCGCGGTTACACAAGATGGGAAGATTATTCTTTCTGATCTCCTTTCATCACAAATCGATCTGCATCGTAAGTATGGAGGAGTGGTTCCGGAACTGGCCTGCCGAAGACACATCGAGGTGATCGGTCTGCTTGTTAAAGAAGCCATTGAGAAATCGGGCCGGTCGAATGAACAATTGAATGCCATCGCGGTTACAATGGGTCCTGGTTTAGTCGGCGCCTTGTTGGTCGGTGTTTCAATTGCAAAGTCCCTGGCCTACTCTCTGAAGATTCCGCTTCTAGGTATTCATCATCTGGAAGGACACATTTCAGCGGCTTTTATCGAGCATGAGGACATCGTTTTCCCGTCTATTGCATTGATTGTCTCAGGGGGACATACCAATCTTTATTATATGCCGCAGAGAGGAAAATATCGGCTGCTCGGGAAAACAATTGACGATGCAGCGGGAGAAATTCTAGATAAAGGAGCGAGGATGTTGGGTTATTCTTATCCTGGAGGACCTGTCATCGACCGTCTGGCTCAGAAGGGAGATCCGGAACGAATTCCCTTTCCTCGTCCTTATCGGTCATCTTCCAATTTAGATTTTAGTTTTAGCGGACTCAAAACATCACTCATGCAGACCCTGTTCAAGATGGGAAAAGCCCCCGAGGATTATATGTCCTCTCATCCTGATATTGCTGCAGGCTATCAATCGGCGATTGTGGACACTTTGGTTGAGAAAACATTTTCTGCCGTTCAACGGGAGAATGCAAAGAGTGTCATGCTGGTGGGGGGAGTGGCCGCAAATAGCCTTTTAAGAAAGAAATTCCTTTCGGCTGGGGAACGCCTCGGGATTGCAGTGTATATCCCTTCATCCCGGTTGTGCACGGATAATGGTGCAATGATTGCCATGGCGGGCATGTCTCATCTTGAAGAACATCATTTTTCATCTCTGGATTTAAATCCGAGTCCAAACTTGGAATTAATGAGTTAA